In one Variovorax sp. V213 genomic region, the following are encoded:
- a CDS encoding tripartite tricarboxylate transporter substrate-binding protein translates to MTAFFSRRKLTAWCLALAACAAPLAHAQTPVFDGPLTLVVGYTAGGSTDRIARLVAERLGPRLGVAVTVENRPGEGGRLAAKEIKRAPAGQNVLMLGNPAVMVVAPLVFKDLGYDPDKDFVPVSQVSSYDFALAVGNKLQLDRAMFLVGRLWAHPEEAVFGVPATGSLPHFFGLMVGDALSVQPQIKGYGGSAPLSADLTGGNLPIAIDTLDSLYAQHVAGKIRILAVSGKKRVSFAPAIPTFREAGMKIDADGWNTFFAPAAMPPAKVQQLAIAIRDVMQDPALQKAANAAYITPVVSTQAETAQMLKSFRQQWEPVVRRSGFQP, encoded by the coding sequence ATGACCGCATTCTTTTCCCGGCGCAAGCTCACCGCATGGTGCCTCGCGCTCGCCGCATGTGCCGCGCCGCTGGCCCACGCCCAGACGCCGGTCTTCGACGGTCCGCTCACGCTGGTGGTCGGCTACACCGCGGGCGGCAGCACCGACCGCATCGCACGCCTGGTCGCCGAGCGGCTTGGCCCGAGGCTCGGCGTGGCGGTGACGGTCGAAAACCGTCCGGGCGAGGGCGGCCGGCTGGCTGCCAAGGAGATCAAGCGCGCGCCTGCCGGGCAGAACGTGCTGATGCTCGGCAACCCGGCCGTCATGGTGGTGGCGCCGCTCGTGTTCAAGGACCTGGGCTACGACCCCGACAAGGACTTCGTGCCGGTGTCGCAGGTCAGCAGCTACGACTTCGCGCTGGCTGTGGGCAACAAGCTGCAGCTCGACCGCGCGATGTTCCTCGTGGGCCGCCTCTGGGCGCACCCCGAGGAGGCCGTCTTCGGCGTGCCGGCCACCGGCAGCCTGCCTCACTTCTTCGGCCTGATGGTGGGCGATGCGCTGAGTGTGCAGCCGCAGATCAAGGGCTACGGCGGATCGGCGCCGCTGTCGGCCGACCTGACCGGCGGCAACCTGCCGATCGCCATCGACACGCTCGATTCGCTCTACGCGCAGCACGTGGCCGGCAAGATCCGCATCCTGGCCGTGTCGGGCAAGAAGCGCGTGAGCTTCGCGCCGGCGATTCCCACCTTCCGCGAGGCCGGCATGAAGATCGACGCCGATGGCTGGAATACCTTCTTCGCCCCTGCCGCGATGCCGCCTGCCAAGGTGCAGCAGCTGGCCATCGCGATCCGCGACGTGATGCAGGACCCGGCGCTGCAGAAGGCCGCCAATGCGGCCTACATCACGCCCGTGGTCAGCACGCAGGCCGAGACGGCGCAGATGCTCAAGAGCTTCCGCCAGCAATGGGAGCCGGTGGTGCGGCGCTCGGGCTTCCAGCCCTGA
- a CDS encoding MarR family winged helix-turn-helix transcriptional regulator, with the protein MPAFPDASAVLAPRWLDDLLLYRFSRAVRASNGMATRLVEGGFGITRREWGMIATLAQQGEIRSSALAAHLHLDRVRTSRGLRGLVDKKLVVRRQDAEDRREVHVRLSPSGRQLFERVFPRIADLNVDLLEGIAPAHLDIFLQCLQHLEQRGNALSAQGAVAEKADRRSGGTRHRWPESRQV; encoded by the coding sequence ATGCCCGCTTTTCCCGACGCCAGCGCGGTGCTTGCGCCGCGCTGGCTCGACGACCTGCTCCTGTACCGCTTCTCGCGCGCGGTGCGCGCGAGCAACGGCATGGCCACGCGCCTGGTCGAGGGCGGCTTCGGCATCACGCGGCGCGAATGGGGAATGATTGCCACGCTCGCGCAGCAGGGCGAAATCCGCTCCTCGGCACTGGCCGCACACCTGCACCTGGACCGCGTACGCACCTCGCGCGGCCTCCGCGGCCTGGTCGACAAGAAGCTGGTGGTGCGCCGGCAGGACGCCGAGGACCGGCGCGAAGTGCACGTGCGGCTGAGCCCCTCGGGCCGGCAGCTTTTCGAACGCGTGTTTCCGCGCATTGCGGATCTCAACGTCGATCTGCTCGAGGGCATAGCGCCCGCGCACCTCGACATCTTCCTGCAGTGCCTGCAGCACCTCGAACAGCGCGGCAACGCCTTGAGCGCGCAGGGCGCGGTGGCCGAGAAGGCCGACCGGCGCTCGGGCGGCACGCGGCACCGCTGGCCGGAATCGCGCCAGGTTTAG
- a CDS encoding amidohydrolase family protein — MRRPIDTRSIFSNHMRAIAPLAALVLATCLAVAPLAHGQAAQGPQAYDGPLFDTHLHYNQEAWDGNTGPYPPAEALARMQRNHVTAIVANSRPNAGTQTLAAARETRAAGVTVVPFVRLYRNRDDYSNWFRDESIHEMVLAELARGTASGPYRGIGEFHLYESANANGPVAKKLIALAERQKLAVLAHVDDVAIDLLMANAPSKGKNLRLIWAHTGIGGAPIERVQALLERYPLLMGELSYRPGLTCEGGRLCPEWRTLILRYPERFMIGSDTWVNQRWSAYDEIMRGYRVWLGDLPPDVARRIAWGNAAALFDLR, encoded by the coding sequence ATGAGACGACCGATCGACACGCGTTCCATCTTCAGCAATCACATGAGAGCCATTGCGCCCCTCGCGGCCCTTGTCCTGGCCACCTGCCTGGCCGTCGCGCCGCTTGCCCATGGCCAGGCCGCGCAAGGCCCGCAGGCCTACGACGGCCCGCTGTTCGACACGCATCTGCACTACAACCAGGAAGCCTGGGACGGCAACACCGGGCCCTATCCGCCCGCCGAAGCGCTCGCGCGCATGCAGCGCAACCACGTGACGGCGATCGTTGCCAACTCGCGGCCCAACGCAGGCACGCAAACGCTGGCTGCGGCGCGCGAAACCCGCGCCGCGGGCGTGACCGTGGTGCCCTTCGTGCGCCTGTACCGCAACCGCGACGACTACAGCAACTGGTTCCGCGACGAGAGCATCCACGAGATGGTGCTGGCCGAGCTGGCGCGCGGCACCGCGAGCGGGCCCTACCGCGGGATCGGCGAGTTCCACCTGTACGAGAGCGCCAATGCCAACGGGCCGGTGGCCAAGAAGCTGATCGCGCTGGCGGAGCGGCAGAAGCTCGCGGTGCTCGCGCACGTCGACGACGTGGCGATCGACCTGTTGATGGCCAACGCGCCGTCGAAGGGGAAGAACCTTCGCCTCATCTGGGCGCACACCGGCATCGGCGGCGCACCCATCGAGCGGGTGCAGGCCCTGCTGGAACGCTACCCGCTGCTGATGGGCGAACTCTCGTACCGGCCGGGGCTGACCTGCGAGGGCGGCAGGCTGTGCCCCGAGTGGCGCACGCTGATCCTCAGGTATCCGGAGCGCTTCATGATCGGCTCCGACACCTGGGTGAACCAGCGCTGGAGCGCCTACGACGAGATCATGCGCGGCTATCGCGTTTGGCTCGGCGACCTGCCGCCCGACGTGGCGCGGCGCATTGCCTGGGGCAACGCGGCCGCGCTGTTCGACCTGCGCTGA
- a CDS encoding TRAP transporter substrate-binding protein, giving the protein MKKSLLRLVAAWGFAALAPAAHAEPVVLSLVHAATTTHPAHLAALQFAKRVEERTRGQVSVEIFPASQLGSENELLQKVRLGAVDMDVTSMNYLIKYEKTFSVVILPYLFDSYSHAHRVLDGPAMKWLAPLAEKQGFIVLSNWEWGFRNLTNNKRPINVPEDVRGLRVRVPPVAELEATMEALGAQVSKVGFKELPQALSQGVVDGQENPINVIYYNKLYETQKHLALTRHVYYNTLHLMSATSWAKLTPAQQAIVREESKAAGDGMRKKIIDEEEQLIARMAAAGVKVTRPDPAPFRAATQSARAEIARFAGEENVRIFLKMVDAERKQ; this is encoded by the coding sequence ATGAAAAAATCACTCCTGAGGCTTGTCGCGGCATGGGGGTTTGCAGCGCTCGCGCCGGCGGCGCACGCCGAGCCCGTCGTGTTGTCGCTGGTGCACGCCGCAACCACCACGCACCCGGCACATCTGGCGGCGCTCCAGTTCGCGAAGCGCGTCGAAGAGCGCACGCGCGGACAGGTCAGCGTCGAGATCTTTCCCGCGTCCCAACTCGGCAGCGAGAACGAACTGCTGCAGAAAGTCAGGCTCGGCGCCGTCGACATGGACGTGACCTCGATGAACTATCTCATCAAGTACGAGAAAACGTTCTCGGTTGTCATTCTTCCGTATCTCTTCGACAGCTATTCGCATGCTCACCGCGTGCTCGATGGCCCGGCGATGAAGTGGCTCGCACCGCTTGCCGAGAAGCAGGGCTTCATCGTCTTGTCCAACTGGGAATGGGGATTCCGCAATCTCACCAACAACAAGCGCCCGATCAACGTGCCTGAAGACGTGCGAGGCCTGAGGGTGCGCGTTCCGCCCGTTGCCGAGCTCGAGGCCACCATGGAAGCGCTGGGTGCCCAGGTCAGCAAGGTCGGTTTCAAGGAACTTCCTCAGGCGCTGTCCCAGGGCGTGGTCGACGGCCAGGAGAACCCGATCAATGTCATCTACTACAACAAGCTGTACGAGACCCAGAAGCACCTCGCCTTGACGCGCCATGTGTACTACAACACGCTCCACCTCATGAGCGCCACGAGTTGGGCAAAGCTCACGCCGGCGCAGCAAGCGATCGTGCGCGAAGAGAGCAAGGCGGCAGGCGACGGCATGCGCAAGAAGATCATCGACGAGGAGGAACAGCTCATTGCCAGGATGGCCGCCGCCGGCGTGAAGGTCACGCGGCCCGACCCCGCGCCGTTTCGCGCGGCCACGCAAAGCGCCCGGGCGGAGATCGCGCGCTTTGCCGGCGAAGAGAACGTGCGCATTTTCCTGAAGATGGTCGATGCAGAGCGAAAGCAGTGA
- a CDS encoding putative bifunctional diguanylate cyclase/phosphodiesterase: MQSESSDAPRQRGDFSWWKRSLSLRAEIALGFGVVIALMLALGVAFYLSERRSSAAIDKLLNSDNRMADLSLRSSLAMYKAREAESELLLSADRLGVAEASTRSLPAMQNHLLDMREYLASLRIVSTDPRFRDQVDRIEAQTRQYENGFLAFIKQHGKEGHLGSARASRQDYVDAAVAIESSVEALHTAASKRAIQTRNDVARAASFSRWAAIATIALATLMGVVIARIVSRRITGSITQLIAFSRRVASGDFSARAQQGRDDEFGILARAMNQMAESIENSNVLLESSADTLKHQATHDALTGLPNRALLEDRLKQAISYADRYGRLMTVVFINLDGFKLVNDSLGRKAGDELLKVMAGRMSQCLRSVDTVVRTGGDEFVVVLYDQPGDGAEIAPALQRLLDAIAWPIQIGSQAVQVTASMGVATYPADGADADALVMNADAAMSRAKASGRNTYQFYAAEMNGTVRDKLAMREGLRNAIARGEFYLMYQPQLEMRSGQVIGAEALIRWKHPERGLIPPADFIPLAEETGLIVPIGEWVLRTACFQNKAWQHAGLPAFGVSVNVSARQFRERTLIEQVARALAESGLEARFLELELTESLVMEDLENALLSMKALQRMGVQLSMDDFGTGYSSLSAIKRFPIARLKIDRAFVRDIPDDEEDKAIAKAIISLGHELNLKVIAEGVETEQQLQFLLANGCDEMQGYLFSPPVSPTELAALVRTRFATAHTPGAVPLSMLG, encoded by the coding sequence ATGCAGAGCGAAAGCAGTGACGCACCTCGCCAGCGAGGAGACTTCTCGTGGTGGAAAAGATCGCTCAGCCTGCGGGCGGAGATCGCCCTCGGCTTCGGCGTCGTGATTGCGCTGATGCTCGCACTGGGCGTTGCCTTCTATCTGAGCGAACGACGGTCCTCGGCCGCCATCGACAAGTTGCTGAACAGCGACAACCGGATGGCGGACCTGAGCCTGCGCAGTTCGCTGGCGATGTACAAGGCACGCGAAGCTGAAAGCGAACTCCTGCTGTCGGCGGATCGGCTCGGCGTGGCGGAGGCCAGCACGCGTTCGCTGCCAGCCATGCAAAACCATTTGCTGGATATGCGCGAGTACCTTGCCAGCCTGCGAATCGTCTCGACCGATCCGCGGTTTCGGGACCAGGTCGACCGGATCGAGGCCCAGACCCGGCAATACGAGAACGGCTTTCTCGCGTTCATCAAGCAGCATGGCAAGGAGGGCCATCTCGGCTCGGCACGCGCGTCTCGCCAAGACTACGTCGACGCGGCGGTTGCCATCGAGTCCTCCGTGGAGGCGCTGCACACCGCGGCAAGCAAACGAGCGATTCAAACGCGAAACGATGTAGCACGCGCAGCCAGTTTCTCGCGCTGGGCCGCTATCGCCACGATTGCGCTGGCCACCCTCATGGGCGTCGTGATCGCAAGGATTGTCTCGCGGCGCATCACGGGCTCCATCACGCAGCTCATCGCCTTCTCCCGGCGCGTTGCCTCGGGAGACTTCAGCGCAAGGGCGCAGCAGGGGCGCGACGATGAATTCGGCATCCTGGCAAGAGCCATGAACCAGATGGCCGAATCGATCGAGAATTCCAATGTGCTGCTGGAGAGCAGCGCCGACACGTTGAAGCACCAGGCCACGCACGATGCATTGACGGGGCTCCCGAACCGCGCGCTGCTGGAAGATCGGCTCAAGCAGGCCATTTCGTATGCCGATCGATACGGCCGGCTGATGACGGTGGTGTTCATCAACCTCGATGGTTTCAAGCTGGTCAACGACAGCCTGGGCCGCAAGGCCGGGGACGAATTGCTGAAGGTCATGGCCGGACGCATGAGCCAGTGCCTGCGCAGCGTGGACACGGTGGTGCGAACCGGCGGCGACGAGTTCGTGGTCGTGCTGTACGACCAGCCGGGAGACGGGGCAGAGATCGCTCCGGCACTGCAGCGGCTGCTCGACGCCATTGCATGGCCGATCCAGATCGGCAGCCAGGCAGTCCAGGTCACCGCCAGCATGGGCGTGGCCACCTATCCCGCGGATGGCGCCGACGCAGACGCCCTGGTCATGAATGCCGATGCCGCGATGTCCCGTGCCAAGGCCTCGGGGCGCAACACCTACCAGTTCTATGCGGCCGAGATGAACGGCACGGTCCGCGACAAACTCGCAATGCGCGAAGGGTTGCGCAATGCCATCGCCCGGGGCGAGTTCTACCTCATGTACCAGCCCCAGCTGGAGATGAGATCGGGCCAGGTGATTGGCGCCGAGGCTCTGATCCGCTGGAAGCACCCGGAGCGCGGCCTGATACCGCCGGCGGACTTCATCCCCCTGGCCGAAGAGACGGGGCTCATCGTTCCCATCGGCGAATGGGTGCTGCGCACCGCCTGCTTCCAGAACAAGGCCTGGCAGCATGCGGGCCTGCCGGCCTTCGGTGTCTCGGTCAATGTGTCGGCGCGGCAGTTCAGGGAGAGGACCCTGATCGAACAGGTCGCCCGGGCGCTCGCGGAAAGCGGGCTCGAAGCCCGGTTCCTCGAACTCGAGCTGACCGAAAGCCTGGTGATGGAAGATCTCGAGAACGCCCTGTTGTCGATGAAGGCGCTGCAGCGGATGGGCGTGCAGCTCTCCATGGACGATTTCGGAACCGGCTATTCCAGCCTGAGCGCCATCAAGCGCTTTCCGATCGCCCGGCTGAAGATCGATCGGGCCTTCGTGCGTGACATTCCGGACGACGAAGAAGACAAGGCGATCGCCAAGGCCATCATTTCGCTGGGACACGAACTCAATCTGAAGGTCATTGCGGAAGGTGTCGAGACCGAACAGCAGCTGCAGTTCTTGCTTGCCAACGGCTGTGACGAGATGCAGGGCTACCTCTTCAGCCCCCCTGTGTCCCCCACCGAACTCGCAGCCTTGGTCAGAACACGCTTCGCCACTGCACACACGCCGGGCGCGGTGCCTCTGTCGATGCTTGGCTAG
- a CDS encoding acyl-CoA dehydrogenase family protein: MFAEPSAKTRDLLERLNKFFDQHIYPNEARYHHEMDAFRRQGNAWQVSPLIEELKPVARAAGLWNMFLPHPHRDVPAISNLDYAPLCEVMGRVSWSGEVFNCSAPDTGNMETIERYGTEAQKDEWLAPLLAGEIRSGFLMTEPAVASSDATNIQCTIRREGDEYVINGRKWFSSGAGSPRCKIFIVMGKTDPDAPRHAQQSMVLVPRDTPGITVLRHLSVFGYDDAPHGHMEVLLEDVRVPAANILLGEGRGFEIAQGRLGPGRIHHCMRSIGAAERALELMCERLRSRVAFGRPLAEQSIWHERIAESRCLIDQARLLTLNAAYKMDTVGNKEARAEIAMIKVVAPNMSCKVVDWAIQAHGAAGVSQDFWLAEAYAHQRTVRIVDGPDEVHRNAIAKLELAKRRVGG, translated from the coding sequence ATGTTTGCCGAACCCTCCGCCAAGACCCGCGATCTGCTCGAACGCCTGAACAAGTTCTTCGACCAGCACATCTATCCGAACGAAGCGCGCTACCACCACGAGATGGATGCCTTCCGCCGACAGGGCAATGCCTGGCAGGTCTCGCCGCTGATCGAGGAACTGAAGCCCGTTGCGCGCGCGGCCGGCCTCTGGAACATGTTCCTGCCCCACCCGCACCGCGACGTGCCGGCCATCTCCAATCTCGACTATGCGCCGCTGTGCGAGGTGATGGGCCGCGTCTCCTGGTCGGGCGAGGTGTTCAACTGCTCGGCGCCCGACACCGGCAACATGGAAACCATCGAGCGCTACGGCACCGAGGCGCAGAAGGACGAATGGCTGGCGCCGCTGCTTGCCGGCGAGATCCGCTCGGGCTTCCTGATGACCGAGCCCGCCGTCGCATCGTCGGACGCCACCAACATCCAGTGCACCATCCGCCGCGAGGGCGACGAGTACGTGATCAACGGCCGCAAGTGGTTTTCTTCGGGCGCAGGCAGCCCGCGCTGCAAGATCTTCATCGTGATGGGCAAGACCGACCCCGACGCACCGCGCCATGCGCAGCAGTCGATGGTGCTGGTGCCGCGCGACACCCCGGGCATCACCGTGCTGCGCCATCTCTCGGTGTTCGGCTACGACGACGCACCGCACGGGCACATGGAAGTGCTGCTGGAAGACGTGCGCGTTCCCGCGGCCAACATCCTGCTGGGCGAAGGGCGCGGTTTCGAGATCGCGCAGGGCCGGCTCGGCCCGGGGCGCATTCACCATTGCATGCGCTCCATCGGCGCCGCCGAGCGCGCGCTCGAGCTGATGTGCGAGCGGCTGCGAAGCCGCGTGGCCTTCGGCCGTCCGCTCGCGGAGCAATCGATCTGGCACGAGCGCATCGCCGAGTCGCGCTGCCTCATCGACCAGGCCCGCCTGCTCACGCTCAATGCGGCCTACAAGATGGACACCGTGGGCAACAAGGAAGCGCGTGCCGAGATCGCGATGATCAAGGTGGTGGCACCCAACATGTCGTGCAAGGTGGTCGACTGGGCGATCCAGGCGCATGGCGCGGCCGGCGTGAGCCAGGACTTCTGGCTCGCCGAAGCCTATGCGCACCAGCGCACCGTGCGCATCGTCGACGGGCCCGACGAAGTGCACCGCAACGCCATCGCCAAGCTGGAGCTGGCCAAGCGGCGCGTCGGCGGCTAG
- a CDS encoding zinc-dependent alcohol dehydrogenase family protein: MLHTTMKAIQLQAPGGPDVLQLVELPLPQPRAGEVRVKAMAIGAGGPDVLIRNGTYKWMPPMPAIPGNEMAGVVDAVGPGVTALRVGQRVLVSARELTQRGGCYAEAICVPEAAPFVLPDAIRFEDAVSLGNFQLALAMLSSNGNLPAQSILVPGAAGGVATALAQVARDRGLRVIGTASTPQKRDFALANGTHEIVEGDVPGLAERVMQLTNGRGVDLAFDHLGGELFIACLRALAPFGMVVSYNIVNGPPAGDVFGELRKLLSRSLAVRTFSIHSVDDDVPQRRGLMEAAIALMAEGRVHAPPAACFALADARRVHELLDSGSTLGKIVLLPPDAPAH; the protein is encoded by the coding sequence ATGTTGCACACCACCATGAAGGCGATCCAGCTCCAGGCGCCCGGCGGTCCCGACGTTCTGCAACTGGTGGAGCTGCCGCTGCCGCAGCCGCGGGCGGGCGAAGTACGGGTCAAGGCGATGGCCATCGGCGCCGGCGGACCCGATGTGCTGATCCGCAACGGCACCTACAAGTGGATGCCGCCGATGCCGGCGATTCCCGGCAACGAGATGGCCGGCGTCGTCGATGCGGTCGGCCCCGGCGTCACGGCCCTGCGGGTCGGCCAGCGAGTGCTCGTGAGCGCGCGGGAACTGACGCAGCGCGGCGGCTGCTATGCCGAGGCCATCTGCGTGCCCGAGGCCGCGCCCTTCGTTCTTCCCGACGCGATCCGCTTCGAGGACGCCGTGAGTCTCGGCAACTTTCAGCTCGCGCTGGCCATGCTGTCGAGCAACGGCAACCTGCCCGCGCAGTCGATCCTGGTTCCCGGCGCAGCGGGCGGCGTGGCCACGGCGCTGGCACAAGTGGCGCGCGATCGGGGGCTGCGCGTGATCGGCACCGCCTCCACACCGCAGAAGCGCGACTTCGCGCTGGCCAACGGCACGCACGAGATTGTCGAGGGCGACGTGCCCGGCCTTGCTGAAAGGGTCATGCAGCTCACGAACGGGCGCGGCGTCGACCTGGCCTTCGATCATCTCGGCGGCGAGCTCTTCATTGCGTGCCTGCGCGCGCTGGCGCCGTTCGGCATGGTGGTCTCCTACAACATCGTGAACGGCCCGCCGGCCGGCGATGTGTTCGGCGAGCTGCGCAAGTTGCTGAGCAGGAGCCTGGCGGTGCGCACCTTCTCGATCCATTCGGTGGACGACGACGTGCCGCAGCGGCGCGGGCTCATGGAAGCCGCCATCGCCCTCATGGCCGAAGGCCGCGTGCATGCGCCGCCGGCCGCCTGCTTTGCGCTGGCGGATGCGCGCCGCGTGCACGAACTGCTCGACAGCGGAAGCACGCTCGGCAAGATCGTGCTGCTGCCGCCGGACGCGCCTGCGCATTGA
- a CDS encoding amino acid synthesis family protein has translation MSLIDIRKRSLSIETIYHEGGPPPATPLRLAAACAVIHNPYAGRYEPDLMPFMAELRSLGTLLATELVEVLGRDKVEVYSKAAIVGVNGELEHGAVWHEAGGWAMRDVLGEPKAIVPSAKAVAATGYRLMVPLHYIHAAYVRSHYNAMEVGIQDAPRPNEILFALVMGTGGRVHARLGGLAKEQVSVHDGQR, from the coding sequence ATGTCCCTGATCGACATCCGCAAGCGCAGCCTTTCCATCGAGACCATCTACCACGAGGGCGGTCCGCCGCCCGCGACGCCGCTCAGGCTGGCGGCCGCGTGCGCGGTCATCCACAACCCCTACGCAGGCCGCTACGAGCCGGACCTGATGCCCTTCATGGCCGAGCTGCGTTCGCTCGGCACGCTGCTGGCCACCGAACTGGTCGAGGTGCTGGGCCGCGACAAGGTCGAGGTCTACAGCAAGGCCGCGATCGTCGGCGTGAACGGAGAGCTGGAGCACGGCGCCGTCTGGCACGAGGCCGGGGGCTGGGCCATGCGCGATGTGCTCGGCGAGCCGAAGGCGATCGTGCCCTCGGCCAAGGCGGTGGCCGCCACGGGCTACCGGCTCATGGTGCCGCTGCACTACATCCACGCCGCGTACGTGCGCAGCCACTACAACGCGATGGAGGTGGGCATCCAGGATGCGCCGCGGCCGAACGAGATCCTGTTCGCGCTCGTCATGGGCACGGGAGGGCGCGTGCATGCCCGCCTGGGCGGGCTCGCGAAGGAACAGGTGTCCGTGCACGACGGGCAGCGCTGA
- a CDS encoding tripartite tricarboxylate transporter substrate binding protein, which translates to MWHRRSLVAAGLALACAAPLHGLAQGFPDKPIKIYQGFAAGGNADTIARVVSTEMAKGLGQPFVVEAQTGAGGTIASGTVARAKPDGYTLLLATGGHAVAGALYNKLNYQTVSDFQMVSTITYFPFLLVVRADSPYRGLAEMLAAARADARGVSYGSAGIGSTHHLAGELLVKTANVEMLHIPYRGDAASVAALLGGEVPMIIAPPTAVLANIKAGKLRALATTGAQRWSQMPELPTVAEQGVPGYDVRSWAGIMAPAGTPRPVVDRLHAETLKALKAPAVRARLEEMGGEARGSTPEEMTTMVAAELKRWTTVVNDARIPKQ; encoded by the coding sequence ATGTGGCACAGACGATCGCTCGTCGCCGCAGGCCTGGCCCTGGCCTGCGCGGCACCCCTTCACGGCCTGGCCCAGGGCTTCCCGGACAAGCCGATCAAGATCTACCAGGGCTTTGCGGCGGGCGGCAACGCCGACACCATCGCACGCGTGGTCAGCACCGAGATGGCCAAGGGGCTGGGCCAGCCCTTCGTGGTCGAGGCCCAGACCGGCGCGGGCGGCACCATTGCCTCGGGCACGGTGGCGCGTGCCAAGCCCGACGGATACACGCTGCTGCTGGCCACGGGCGGCCATGCCGTGGCCGGTGCGCTCTACAACAAGCTCAACTATCAGACGGTGTCGGATTTCCAGATGGTGTCGACGATCACCTACTTTCCGTTCCTGCTGGTGGTGCGGGCCGATTCGCCCTACCGCGGGCTGGCCGAGATGCTCGCCGCGGCGCGCGCCGATGCGCGCGGCGTGTCCTACGGATCGGCGGGCATCGGCTCCACGCACCACCTGGCGGGCGAGCTGCTGGTGAAGACCGCCAACGTCGAGATGCTGCACATTCCCTATCGCGGCGATGCGGCTTCGGTCGCGGCGCTGCTCGGCGGCGAGGTGCCGATGATCATCGCGCCGCCCACGGCCGTGCTGGCCAACATCAAGGCCGGCAAGCTCCGGGCGCTGGCGACCACCGGCGCGCAGCGCTGGAGCCAGATGCCCGAGCTGCCGACCGTGGCCGAGCAGGGCGTGCCCGGCTACGACGTGCGCTCCTGGGCCGGCATCATGGCGCCCGCCGGCACGCCGCGCCCGGTCGTCGATCGCCTGCATGCCGAGACGCTCAAGGCCCTGAAGGCGCCGGCTGTGCGCGCGCGGCTCGAGGAGATGGGCGGCGAAGCGCGCGGCAGCACACCCGAAGAAATGACCACCATGGTGGCCGCCGAGCTGAAGCGGTGGACCACCGTGGTGAACGATGCACGCATTCCCAAGCAATGA
- a CDS encoding fumarylacetoacetate hydrolase family protein — protein sequence MKLLSFVHQGRETWGAVVGDGVVDLGKARPQHASLADYIASGEYLQAAQHVEGLPVAAKLADITYLPVIPRPEKIVCAVRNYMDHHQEVLAAGMHRELSEQPPIFLRVWRSQCAHNQPIVRPHVSESLDWEGELAVIIGKGGRNIAEADAFDHVAGYSCYNDGSVREWQFHAKQIASGKNFESTGGFGPWMVTADEIAPGRELKLETRLNGEVVQSSHTGHMIFSIPKLISYSSTIFTLAPGDVIATGTPAGVGWSKKPPRFMKPGDVCEVEIEGIGVLRNPIVQQD from the coding sequence ATGAAGCTTTTGTCATTTGTCCATCAAGGCCGCGAAACCTGGGGCGCCGTCGTCGGCGACGGCGTGGTCGATCTCGGCAAGGCGCGCCCGCAGCATGCGAGCCTGGCCGACTACATCGCCTCGGGCGAGTACCTGCAGGCCGCGCAGCATGTCGAGGGACTGCCGGTCGCGGCCAAGCTGGCCGACATCACCTACCTGCCGGTGATTCCGCGCCCCGAGAAGATCGTGTGCGCGGTGCGCAACTACATGGACCATCACCAGGAGGTGCTGGCCGCCGGCATGCACCGCGAGCTGTCGGAGCAGCCGCCGATCTTCTTGCGCGTGTGGCGCTCGCAGTGCGCGCACAACCAGCCCATCGTGCGGCCGCACGTGTCGGAATCATTGGACTGGGAAGGCGAGCTCGCCGTCATCATCGGCAAGGGCGGACGCAACATCGCGGAAGCGGACGCTTTCGACCACGTGGCGGGCTACTCCTGCTACAACGACGGCAGCGTGCGCGAATGGCAGTTCCATGCCAAGCAGATCGCCTCGGGCAAGAACTTCGAGTCCACCGGCGGCTTCGGCCCCTGGATGGTGACGGCCGACGAGATCGCGCCCGGCCGCGAGCTCAAGCTCGAGACACGCCTCAACGGCGAAGTGGTGCAGAGCAGCCACACGGGTCACATGATCTTCAGCATTCCGAAGCTCATCAGCTACTCGTCGACCATCTTCACGCTCGCGCCGGGCGACGTCATTGCCACCGGCACGCCGGCCGGCGTGGGCTGGAGCAAGAAGCCGCCGCGCTTCATGAAGCCGGGCGACGTGTGCGAGGTCGAGATCGAAGGCATCGGCGTGCTGCGCAATCCCATCGTCCAGCAGGACTGA